The following coding sequences lie in one Musa acuminata AAA Group cultivar baxijiao chromosome BXJ3-1, Cavendish_Baxijiao_AAA, whole genome shotgun sequence genomic window:
- the LOC103997555 gene encoding myb-related protein Hv33-like produces the protein MGLQSCSVTQKLRKGFWSPEEDEKLCNHITRSGVGCWSSVPKLAGLQRCGKSCRLRWINYLRPDLKRGSFSQEEEGLIIALHQVLGNRWSQIASRLPGRTDNEIKNLWHSRIKKKLRQMGIDPITHRPLSEAAAVQEQEICSSNPVLATSFEHFPWIQTQECLDRSLDQNDLLANAGLAECSSVLDVPETYGHGESSSNSSNCDCHVLREEVLSWTCEGGWEPATHMQINGVETCEGESSAWQEKQQHHVASTDDGGSLPMRSLDRDFTNDDCGVTHEALKSILNADLFRSLE, from the exons ATGGGACTGCAATCATGCAGCGTCACGCAGAAGCTGAGGAAAGGCTTTTGGTCTCCTGAGGAAGATGAGAAGCTCTGCAATCACATCACTAGAAGTGGAGTAGGCTGTTGGAGCAGTGTGCCTAAGCTTGCAG GACTACAACGATGTGGAAAGAGTTGCAGACTGAGGTGGATCAACTATTTGAGGCCAGACCTCAAGAGGGGAAGCTTTTCCCAGGAAGAAGAAGGCTTGATCATTGCACTGCATCAAGTTCTGGGCAACAG GTGGTCACAAATTGCGTCTCGATTGCCGGGAAGAACAGACAATGAGATCAAGAACTTGTGGCATTCGCGCATCAAGAAGAAGCTTCGGCAAATGGGGATCGATCCGATCACCCATAGGCCACTGAGTGAGGCAGCAGCGGTGCAAGAACAGGAGATCTGCTCGAGCAATCCAGTCCTTGCCACCTCCTTTGAACACTTCCCATGGATTCAAACCCAGGAATGCCTCGACCGGTCACTCGATCAGAATGACTTGCTAGCCAATGCTGGACTAGCCGAATGCAGCAGTGTGTTGGATGTGCCAGAGACATATGGCCATGGAGAGAGCTCGAGTAATAGCAGCAACTGCGACTGCCATGTGCTACGAGAAGAAGTCCTGAGTTGGACTTGTGAAGGTGGGTGGGAACCAGCGACTCACATGCAGATCAATGGAGTGGAGACTTGTGAGGGTGAGTCGAGTGCATGGCAAGAGAAGCAGCAGCATCATGTGGCAAGCACAGATGATGGCGGCAGCCTTCCAATGAGATCGCTGGACCGCGATTTCACGAACGATGACTGCGGTGTCACTCATGAGGCTTTGAAGAGCATACTGAACGCGGATCTCTTTCGGAGTTTGGAATGA
- the LOC135629015 gene encoding DNA replication licensing factor MCM4-like, with amino-acid sequence MASSDLSPSYGASSPDGRSSPIANSNSSPANGTAGRGTKRRRRAPSTSPYPSPGPYLAPPLPRTAAAMPSADVPPSFTPSSSRRRLRRHETVTPSTPMSADESFPPSSEAGDDFDPVDPEYADSTPVFVWGTNISVQDVNAAILRFLRHFRDPRETGRGNGLMEEGKYMRAVHRIMELEGGESLDVDAHDVFDYDPDLYGKMVRYPLEVLAIFDIVLMDLVARIDPLFEKHIQTRIFNLKSSVCMRNLNPSDIEKMVSVKGMIIRCSSIIPEVKEAIFRCLVCGHHSEPILVDRGRINEPTRCGRQECLAMNSMTLVHNRCRFADKQIVKLQETPDEIPEGGTPHTVSILMHDKLVDSGKPGDRVEITGIYRAMSVRVGPTQRMVKSIFKTYIDCLHLKKTDKSRLHIDDLMDVDNSSNSRTTEDDTPDYQDKVDKLKELSKLPDIYDRLTRSLAPNIWELDDVKRGLLCQLFGGNALKLVSGASFRGDINILLVGDPGTSKSQLLQYIHKLSPRGIYTSGRGSSAVGLTAYVSKDPETGETVLESGALVLSDRGVCCIDEFDKMSENARSMLHEVMEQQTVSIAKAGIIASLNARTSVLACANPSESRYNPRLSVIDNIHLPPTLLSRFDLIYLILDKADEQTDRRLAKHIVSLHFKNPETVVQDVLDLPTLVAYISYARKHIHPQISDEAAEELTRQYVEMRKRGNAPGSRKKVITATARQIESLIRLSEALARMRFSEWVEVRDVAEAFRLLEVALQQSATDHSTGTIDMDLIMTGISASERTRRENLVAATRNLVMEKLQLGGPSTRLTELLEELRKQSSIEVHLNDLRNALATLMSEGVVVLHGDCVKRI; translated from the exons ATGGCTTCCTCCGATCTCTCACCCTCCTATG GTGCATCGTCCCCGGATGGCCGATCGAGCCCGATCGCCAACAGCAACTCTTCCCCGGCCAATGGAACCGCCGGGCGTGGTACCAAGCGGCGCCGACGGGCCCCCTCCACCAGCCCATACCCCTCGCCCGGCCCCTATCTGGCCCCTCCTTTGCCTCGCACCGCCGCCGCAATGCCGTCCGCCGACGTCCCTCCCTCCTTTACCCCCTCCAGCTCCCGCCGCCGGTTGAGGCGCCATGAGACGGTGACCCCCTCCACTCCCATGTCCGCCGACGAGAGCTTCCCCCCGTCTTCCGAGGCTGGGGACGATTTTGACCCGGTGGACCCTGAGTACGCGGACTCCACTCCCGTGTTCGTCTGGGGGACCAATATCAGCGTGCAGGACGTGAACGCGGCCATCCTCCGTTTCCTCCGCCACTTCCGTGACCCGAGGGAGACCGGTCGGGGGAACGGCCTAATGGAGGAGGGGAAGTACATGCGGGCCGTGCACCGCATCATGGAGTTGGAGGGCGGGGAGTCTTTGGACGTCGATGCCCACGACGTGTTCGATTACGATCCCGACCTCTATGGCAAGATGGTTAGGTATCCGCTCGAGGTGCTCGCCATCTTCGACATCGTCCTCATGGACTTGGTCGCTCGGATCGATCCGTTGTTTGAGAAGCACATACAAACTCGGATTTTTAATCTCAAGTCCTCGGTGTGCATGAGAAATCTCAATCCCTCTG ACATCGAGAAGATGGTGTCTGTGAAGGGGATGATAATTCGGTGCAGCTCCATAATACCTGAGGTTAAGGAGGCTATATTTCGTTGCCTAGTCTGTGGTCATCACTCAGAACCCATCCTTGTCGACAGAG gacGAATAAATGAACCTACTAGGTGTGGAAGGCAGGAATGTCTGGCCATGAACTCAATGACTCTGGTTCACAATCGATGCAG ATTTGCAGATAAACAGATTGTGAAGTTGCAGGAGACACCAGATGAGATACCAGAAGGAGGGACTCCACACACTGTCAGTATTTTGATGCATGACAAACTTGTGGACTCTGGAAAACCTGGAGACAGAGTTGAG ATTACGGGTATATATAGAGCAATGAGTGTCAGAGTAGGGCCAACTCAAAGGATGGTAAAGTCTATATTTAAG ACGTACATCGATTGCCTTCATTTAAAGAAGACAGATAAGTCTAGGCTTCACATAGATGATCTGATGGATGTTGATAATAGTTCCAATAGCAGGACTACCGAAGATGATACTCCTGATTATCAAGATAAG GTAGATAAACTAAAGGAGCTATCGAAATTGCCTGATATATATGACAGGCTAACCAGGTCCCTGGCGCCAAACATATGGGAATTGGATGATGTGAAAAGAGGTCTTCTCTGCCAG CTTTTTGGGGGCAATGCTCTTAAGCTTGTATCTGGGGCTAGCTTCCGAGGTGACATCAATATCTTGTTAGTTGGAGATCCTGGGACCAGTAAATCTCAGCTGCTTCAGTACATCCACAAACTTTCTCCACGAGGCATTTACACAAGTGGGAGAGGGAGCTCTGCAGTCGGTTTGACTGCTTATGTTTCTAAGGACCCAGAGACTGGTGAAACT GTTCTTGAAAGTGGTGCATTGGTTTTGAGTGACAGAGGTGTTTGCTGTATTGATGAGTTTGATAAAATGTCTGAAAATGCACGCAGCATGTTGCACGAG GTAATGGAACAGCAAACTGTATCAATTGCAAAGGCTGGAATAATTGCTTCTTTAAATGCCAGGACTTCAGTCTTGGCTTGTGCAAATCCTAGTGAATCTCGTTATAATCCTCGGCTCTCAGTGATTGATAACATCCACCTTCCTCCGACATTGCTTTCCAG GTTTGATTTGATTTATCTGATTTTGGACAAAGCGGATGAACAAACAGACAGACGTCTGGCTAAGCATATTGTCTCTTTGCATTTTAAAAATCCTGAG ACAGTAGTGCAGGATGTTCTTGACCTTCCTACCTTAGTTGCATACATCAGCTATGCAAGGAAGCACATTCATCCACAGATATCTGATGAAGCTGCTGAAGAATTGACACGCCAGTATGTTGAAATGAGGAAAAGAGGAAATGCACCAGGAAGCAGGAAGAAG GTTATTACTGCAACAGCTAGGCAAATTGAGAGCTTAATTCGCCTTAGTGAAGCATTAGCTCGCATGCGATTTTCAGAATGG GTTGAAGTTCGAGATGTGGCAGAAGCATTTAGATTGTTGGAAGTTGCATTGCAGCAATCAGCAACAGATCATTCCACTG GGACTATTGATATGGATCTTATCATGACTGGAATCTCTGCAAGTGAAAGGACTAGACGTGAGAATCTAGTTGCCGCAACGCGCAACCTTGTAATGGAGAAGCTGCAACTTGGAGGACCCTCAACTCGATTAACAGAG TTGCTGGAAGAGCTCAGGAAGCAAAGTTCTATTGAAGTTCACCTCAATGAT TTGCGTAATGCACTTGCTACTCTCATGAGCGAGGGAGTGGTCGTTCTTCATGGAGACTGTGTCAAGAGGATATGA
- the LOC135628928 gene encoding peroxidase 72-like, translating to MKCMDLPVSFLIIFSSLLSVAQCSGSGYLYPQFYQHSCPSAQAIVRSVVAKAVAREARMAASLLRLHFHDCFVKGCDASVLLDSSGTITSEKRSNPNRNSARGFEVVDEIKAALEKECPRTVSCADILALAARDSTVLTGGPSWEVPLGRRDSIGASIQGSNNNIPAPNNTLRTIITKFNLKGLDPVDLVALSGSHTIGDSRCTSFRQRLYNQTGDGRPDSTLDTTYAAQLRRRCPRSGGDQNLFPLDALSPGRFDNQYFKNLVARKGLLASDEVLFSGGSATTMRLVKWYAENEEAFFAQFAKSMVKMGNITPLTGNKGEIRKNCRRINH from the exons atgaagTGCATGGATCTTCCTGTCAGCTTCCTCatcatattctcctctcttctGTCTGTCGCGCAGTGCAGCGGCAGCGGATACCTCTACCCGCAGTTCTACCAGCATTCATGCCCGAGTGCTCAAGCCATCGTGCGGTCGGTCGTCGCCAAGGCCGTCGCCAGAGAAGCCCGCATGGCTGCTTCCTTGCTTCGCCTCCACTTCCATGACTGCTTTGTGAAG GGCTGTGACGCGTCGGTTCTGCTGGACAGTAGCGGGACGATAACGAGCGAGAAGAGGTCGAACCCCAACCGGAACTCCGCGAGGGGGTTCGAGGTCGTCGACGAGATCAAGGCTGCACTGGAGAAGGAATGTCCGCGCACCGTGTCCTGCGCCGACATCCTTGCCCTCGCTGCGAGAGACTCCACTGTCCTG ACTGGTGGGCCGAGCTGGGAGGTTCCGCTGGGGAGGAGGGACTCCATAGGAGCGAGCATTCAAGGCTCCAACAACAACATCCCTGCTCCCAACAACACCCTTCGGACCATCATCACTAAGTTCAACCTCAAAGGCCTCGACCCCGTCGACCTCGTCGCTCTCTCAG GCAGCCACACGATCGGGGACTCGCGGTGCACCAGCTTCCGGCAACGGTTGTACAACcagacgggcgacgggcgaccggACTCCACTCTGGATACGACGTACGCCGCGCAGCTGCGCCGCCGCTGCCCGCGCTCCGGCGGCGACCAGAACCTGTTCCCCCTCGACGCGCTGAGCCCCGGCAGGTTCGACAACCAGTACTTCAAGAACCTGGTTGCCAGGAAGGGCCTCCTCGCCTCCGACGAGGTCCTCTTCTCCGGCGGCAGCGCGACCACCATGCGGCTGGTGAAGTGGTACGCGGAGAACGAAGAGGCATTCTTCGCGCAGTTCGCCAAGTCCATGGTCAAGATGGGCAACATCACACCTTTGACAGGGAACAAGGGAGAGATCAGGAAGAATTGCAGGAGGATTAACCATTGA